Within the Saccharomonospora amisosensis genome, the region GTCCGCGGTGCGACCTCACTGTGAAACTGCATCTCGGGCTCCTCTTCGTGTCCGTCGCATCAGGACAGAACTAACGACACCTGCACGATCGTTGCCGCCGCGGAGAATTCACAGTGGCTACTCGAGGTTCGCGTGAAGGCGCCACAGCTCGCGGGCCTGGGTCCCGCTTGTCTTCCACAGCGTGTGGAACAGCGCGTCGGTCGTCACGAGGACGGACTGCTCGAACAGGCTGCCGGCATACTGCACGGAGGTGTTCCCGTCGAAGTCCTGCTTGTCCGCGGCCGGGATGATGAGTACCTCGGTCGCGGCTTTGGCCAGCGCCGAGTCCGCCGCGGTGGTCAGCGCGACCACATCGGCGCCCTGGTCACGTGCGGTCTGCGCCGCCCGCACCACCCGGGTCGTCGACCCCGAACCCGAAGCCGCCACCAGGACGTCGCGCGGTCCGATGGCCGGAGCTGTCGTCTCGCCGACGACGTGAGTGGGGAGTCCAAGGTGCATGAACCGCATCGCGGCCATCTGCAGCGCAAGCCCGCTGCGCCCGGTGCCGATGGTGAACACTGCCTGTGCCTTGAGCAACAGCTCGCCAGCACGAATCCAGGCTGGAGAGTGCACCCCCGCACTCACCCTGTCCACCTCTCCGACAACGGCGCGCGTCGCGTCGGAGAAATAACTGACATCAAGCTTCTTCGAAATCGACTGAGTCAACGAGATCTTCCTCCATTCGCGAGCGGATGGCATTCGTTGTCCGATGTGGCCAGGAAAGCCATCCGCGTGGATCTTCGTAGCCCGCTCCGTGCATCGTGCCCGTTGACAGAGCGCCTGCATCAGCAGGTGTCCCCATAGACCAGGAGCGCGGACGGCTACTTGTTCCAAATGATCGTCCGCCAGCGTGGTGGCCAGCAAGGCTTACGACATTGCCAAACGCTATCCCGTAATTGGGATGGCGAATATTGACCGAGGAATTGGAGCTTGAGCTCACCAGCCGGAAAGAAGGAAGCGGCCCCGGCATGTCGCCGGGGCCGCTTCGTGCAGGCGCTCGATTCACATATCCGCCAGCCCTCGGTGTCGATGTTGGGGCTGGTCGGATACACCTCCTGCCGCCTGCGAGGCGGGCATCAACTCGGCCGTACGGAGTGCACGCTCCTTCGTGCCGCTTCGACCACGGCCTCGGTGGTGATGCCGAATTGGCTGAACAAGGTCCTGAAGTCCGCCGAGGCGCCGAAATGCTCCAACGAAACGATCTCGCCGCCGTCGCCGGCGAACCGGTGCCACGGCTGCGCCGTACCCGCCTCGACTATCACCCGGGCCCGCACCGAAGGGGGAATTACCCGTTC harbors:
- the hxlB gene encoding 6-phospho-3-hexuloisomerase, which translates into the protein MTQSISKKLDVSYFSDATRAVVGEVDRVSAGVHSPAWIRAGELLLKAQAVFTIGTGRSGLALQMAAMRFMHLGLPTHVVGETTAPAIGPRDVLVAASGSGSTTRVVRAAQTARDQGADVVALTTAADSALAKAATEVLIIPAADKQDFDGNTSVQYAGSLFEQSVLVTTDALFHTLWKTSGTQARELWRLHANLE